A portion of the Calliphora vicina chromosome 5, idCalVici1.1, whole genome shotgun sequence genome contains these proteins:
- the LOC135959934 gene encoding GATA zinc finger domain-containing protein 14-like — NNNNNNNNNNNNNNNNNNNNNNNNNNNNNNNNNNNNNNNNNNNNNNNNNNNNNNNNNNNNNNNNNNNNNNNNNNNNNNNNNNNNNNNNNNNNNNNNNNNNNNNNNNNNNNNNNNNNNNNNNNNNNNNNNNNNNNNNNNNNNNNNNNNNNNNNNNNNNNNNNNNNNNNNNNNNNNNNNNNNNNNNNNNNNNNNNNNNNNNNNNNNNNNNNNNNNNNNNNNNNNNNNNNNNNNNNNNNNNNNNNNNNNNNNNNNNNNNNNNNNNNNNNNNNNNNNNNNNNNNNNNNNNN, encoded by the coding sequence aataataataataataataataataataataataataataataataataataataataataataataataataataataataataataataataataataataataataataataataataataataataataataataataataataataataataataataataataataataataataataataataataataataataataataataataataataataataataataataataataataataataataataataataataataataataataataataataataataataataataataataataataataataataataataataataataataataataataataataataataataataataataataataataataataataataataataataataataataataataataataataataataataataataataataataataataataataataataataataataataataataataataataataataataataataataataataataataataataataataataataataataataataataataataataataataataataataataataataataataataataataataataataataataataataataataataataataataataataataataataataataataataataataataataataataataataataataataataataataataataataataataataataataataataataataataataataataataataataataataataataataataataataataataataataataataataataataataataataataataataataataataataataataat